In Danaus plexippus chromosome 9 unlocalized genomic scaffold, MEX_DaPlex mxdp_26, whole genome shotgun sequence, the following proteins share a genomic window:
- the LOC116767446 gene encoding odorant receptor 30a-like, which yields MKMSFFKRFTDRVCESDLFDFNLKYLYYVGLWPREDWPKYKQILYKIYEFKLHLLSITFIVITGIGTYQQRNNVIMLMTNLDKTLVGYNFVLKIFFFVMKREKLNVLINEIKNSGDKVSDDRKTLMAIHVIFITFISTALVSAFSLLSQYKAEMTVEAWMPFDPFKDRMSLLMAAQILAICFVVPCLYRAFAMQGIVCSIIMYFCDQLLHLQGNLKKLGNTKHNEMQARKEFKGIVKKHVRLMRYTKTFTEIFKEFFLIQNLAVTIELCLNALMVTVVGLDEKTLLASFLTFLGLALFNAYIFCYLGDELIILSTGIAQAAYESEWTSWPIDMQKDLLIIIKVAQRPLKLSAGGMAIMCIQTYSQALYNAYSIFAVLNDVVD from the exons atgaaaatgtccTTCTTCAAAAGATTTACTGATAGGGTTTGCGAAAgtgatttatttgatttcaatttGAAATACCTCTATTACGTAGGCCTATGGCCAAGAGAGGATTGGCCGAAATATAAGCagattttgtacaaaatatacgAATTCAAGTTACATTTGCtatcaataacttttattgtaataactgGAATAGGAACCTACCAGCAAAGGAATAACGTTATAATGCTGATGACCAACTTGGATAAGACCCTCGtaggttataattttgttttaaaaatatttttctttgttatgaAAAGGGAGAAATTGAATGTActgataaatgaaataaagaattcTGGAGATAAAGTTAGCGATGACAGAAAAACATTAATGGCGATTCACgtgatttttataactttcatatCGACGGCACTGGTCTCAGCGTTTAGTTTGTTGAGTCAATACAAAGCTGAGATGACTGTTGAGGCTTGGATGCCCTTCGACCCTTTCAAAGACAGGATGTCTTTGTTAATGGCGGCACAGATTCTAGCAATCTGCTTTGTGGTCCCTTGTCTGTATAGAGCTTTCGCGATGCAAGGGATAGTATGCagcattattatgtatttttgtgaTCAACTATTACATCTTCAggggaatttaaaaaaactgggAAATACAAAACATAACGAGATGCAAGCTCGGAAAGAGTTTAAAGGTATTGTTAAGAAGCATGTCCGTTTAATGAG gtACACCAAAACGTTTACAGAAATCTTCAAAGAATTCTTTCTGATTCAAAATTTGGCTGTTACAATAGAGCTGTGCCTAAATGCGCTAATGGTTACAGTT GTCGGTTTGGACGAAAAAACTCTATTAGCTAGTTTTTTAACATTCCTTGGTCTTGCTTTATTCAATgcttacatattttgttaccTGGGcgatgaattaattattctg AGTACAGGTATAGCTCAGGCCGCGTATGAGTCTGAATGGACATCTTGGCCTATAGACATGCAAAAAGACCTCTTGATTATCATCAAAGTAGCACAAAGACCGCTCAAGTTAAGCGCTGGAGGCATGGCAATTATGTGCATTCAGACATACAGTcag gcTCTTTATAACGCATATTCGATATTCGCAGTTTTAAACGATGTCGTCGATTAG
- the LOC116767735 gene encoding vesicle transport protein SEC20: MNLKMDLKHHRLNQKHDQKIDNIDSTFQIFIKSLAKYHFQVKAIIQDILECRTSMRALNELNEKGRHQIRLLRDELENLEVYANDTGEERYFLELVSQRHLLSGLLKDFKEANISSMFAIEKAQRDHLLQSVDGEESGVKNRKKKIDRDGLLQMSTGVTEQLLTISRQLAATTQRSQDTLDNLVSSSSAVHGTQAELLNTGSTISQSSKLLKKYGRREFTDKVIMFFAFLFFLAVCLYIVQKRLF, translated from the exons ATGAATTTGAAAATGGATTTAAAGCATCACAGGCTTAATCAGAAGCATGACCAGAAAATTGACAATATTGATTCAACttttcagatttttattaaaagtctaGCCAAATATCATTTCCAAGTGAAAGCAATAATACAg GATATATTAGAATGTAGAACTTCAATGAGAGCATTAAatgaattgaatgaaaaaGGGAGACATCAAATTAGACTGTTAAGAGATGAATTAGAAAATTTGGAAGTATATGCCAATGACACAGGGGAAGAAAGGTACTTTCTGGAACTAGTATCACAGAGGCATCTTTTGTCGgg ACTGTTAAAGGACTTTAAAGAAGCGAATATCAGCAGCATGTTTGCTATAGAAAAAGCACAAAGAGATCATCTTCTTCAGTCGGTGGATGGAGAGGAGAGTGGAGTTAAGAATAGAAAGAAGAAAATTGATAGAGATGGTTTATTACAAATGTCCACAG GTGTGACAGAGCAATTGCTCACAATAAGTAGACAGTTAGCGGCAACAACACAGAGAAGTCAGGATACATTGGACAATTTGGTATCATCCAGCTCGGCAGTGCAT GGCACTCAAGCGGAACTATTAAACACAGGGAGCACAATATCACAGTCAAGCAAATTACTAAAGAAATATGGCCGACGGGAATTCACTGATAAAGTCATCATGTTTTTCGCATTTCTCTTCTTTCTAgctgtttgtttgtatattgTACAGAAAAGATTgttctga